One segment of Urocitellus parryii isolate mUroPar1 chromosome 5, mUroPar1.hap1, whole genome shotgun sequence DNA contains the following:
- the Mmrn2 gene encoding multimerin-2, which produces MILTLLLGLGGPLGWGLLGAWAQAPDTRFSDPHHPRLPGVWGAEAEDTSRDPVRRNWCPYQQSRLVTYVAACKTEKFLVHSQQPCPVGASDCQRVKVMYRVAHKPIYQVKQKVLISMAWRCCPGFKGPDCQHHDPTATPEPAEPRNDPQKPWDQLVNFELGHPTAELNEVEEVDVQVQHEQQEHLLEDLQNDVDQAANNLPGLWKAATTETSATTQANQTELEFPGRSLEQVLLPHMDTFLQAHFSPIWKSFNQSLHSLSQAIRNLSLDVEANRQAIKRVQESAVGRAEFQELGAKFEAKVQENAQRVSQLRKDVEDHLHTQHLSLQHSLSEVQADVDTKLKNLLKIQESPGANGSLVMAAAGAAAKPEPESLQARLGQLQRNISALHVATSQREEELQSTLRDMRATLAQHVEEIKELYSESDETFDQISKVERQVEELQVNHTALRELRVILMEKSLIMEENKEEMERQLLELNLTLQHLQGAHADLIKYIKDCNCQKLYFDLDVIREDQKDATRALEETQVSLDERRQLDGSSLQALRSALDAVTLEVDVHKEEGRQARAERARLRSQLQALDGQVGALKTGANETRREISQLHSSFAALLEDALRHEAVLAALFGEEVMEDMSEEAPGPLPLRYDQIRVALQEAASGLQEQALGWDELAARVAALEQDESHRSEPSRRAEHLEPSHDAQLEDAGATTALAGLEQELQRLSSDVKRVGQCCDASWAASLNGSLEGLHHALSTTEHGLEQHERLFHSLFGNFQGLMATNTSLDLGKLQAMLNRKGKKEQKGVETPRKRDKKQVASWVDAHAKGLEQDALGTELWEAGSPVAFYTSFSEGTAALQMVKFDTMSINVGSSYFPEHGYFRAPERGVYLFAVSVEFGPGPGTGQLVFGGHHRTPVCTTGQSGGSTATTFAMVELQKGERVWFELTQGSITKRSPPGTAFGGFLMFKT; this is translated from the exons TAACTGGTGCCCTTACCAGCAGTCCAGACTGGTCACCTATGTTGCTGCTTGCAAAACGGAGAAATTCCTGGTCCACTCACAACAGCCATGTCCAGTGGGGGCTTCAGACTGCCAGAGAGTCAAAGTCAT GTACCGTGTGGCCCACAAGCCGATATACCAGGTGAAGCAGAAGGTTCTGATCTCCATGGCCTGGAGGTGCTGCCCAGGCTTCAAGGGCCCCGACTGTCAGCATCACG ATCCCACAGCAACCCCGGAGCCTGCAGAACCAAGGAATGACCCCCAGAAGCCGTGGGACCAGTTGGTCAACTTCGAACTTG GCCACCCCACTGCAGAGCTCAACGAGGTAGAGGAGGTTGATGTCCAGGTGCAGCATGAACAGCAGGAACACCTACTGGAAGATCTCCAGAATGATGTCGACCAGGCAGCAAACAACCTCCCCGGGCTGTGGAAGGCTGCAACAACAGAGACATCTGCAACCACACAGGCAAATCAAACGGAGCTGG AGTTTCCTGGCAGGTCCTTGGAGCAAGTGCTGCTGCCCCACATGGACACCTTCCTGCAAGCACATTTCAGCCCTATCTGGAAGAGCTTCAACCAGAGCCTGCACAGCCTCTCCCAGGCTATAAGAAACCTGTCTCTTGACGTAGAGGCAAACCGCCAGGCCATCAAGAGGGTCCAGGAGAGTGCTGTGGGCAGAGCAGAGTTTCAGGAGCTTGGTGCCAAATTTGAAGCCAAAGTTCAAGAGAATGCCCAAAGAGTGAGCCAGCTACGCAAGGATGTGGAGGATCATCTGCACACCCAGCACCTCTCCCTGCAGCACTCCCTGTCTGAGGTCCAGGCTGATGTGGATACCAAGTTAAAGAACTTGCTCAAGATCCAGGAGTCCCCAGGGGCTAATGGCAGCCTGGTGATGGCAGCAGCAGGGGCAGCAGCAAAGCCAGAGCCAGAGAGCCTGCAGGCCAGACTGGGCCAGCTGCAGAGAAACATCTCAGCCCTGCATGTGGCCACCAGCCAGAGGGAAGAAGAATTGCAGAGCACCCTCAGGGACATGAGGGCCACCCTGGCCCAGCATGTGGAAGAAATCAAGGAGCTATACTCTGAGTCAGACGAAACCTTTGATCAGATCAGCAAGGTGGAGCGGCAGGTGGAGGAGCTACAGGTGAACCACACTGCTCTGCGAGAGCTGAGAGTAATCCTGATGGAGAAGTCTCTGATCATGGAGGAGAACAAGGAAGAGATGGAGAGACAGCTCCTGGAGCTCAATCTCACCCTCCAGCACCTGCAGGGCGCCCACGCCGACCTCATCAAGTACATCAAGGACTGCAATTGCCAGAAGCTCTACTTTGACCTGGATGTCATCAGGGAAGATCAGAAGGATGCCACTCGTGCCTTGGAGGAAACCCAGGTGAGCCTGGATGAGCGGCGCCAGCTGGACGGCTCCTCGCTGCAGGCCCTGAGGAGTGCCCTGGATGCTGTGACTCTGGAGGTGGATGTGCACAAAGAGGAGGGCAGGCAGGCGCGGGCCGAGAGGGCCCGGCTCCGGAGCCAGCTGCAGGCGTTGGATGGCCAGGTGGGCGCGCTGAAGACAGGCGCGAACGAGACCCGCCGCGAGATAAGCCAGCTACACAGCTCCTTCGCAGCCCTGCTGGAAGACGCACTGCGCCACGAAGCTGTGCTGGCCGCGCTCTTTGGTGAGGAGGTGATGGAGGACATGTCAGAAGAGGCGCCTGGCCCGCTGCCCTTGCGTTATGACCAGATCCGTGTCGCCCTGCAGGAGGCTGCCAGTGGGTTGCAGGAGCAGGCGCTCGGCTGGGACGAGTTGGCCGCCCGGGTGGCAGCTCTGGAGCAGGATGAGAGTCACCGCTCAGAGCCTTCAAGGCGGGCAGAGCACCTGGAGCCCAGCCACGATGCCCAGCTGGAAGATGCAGGAGCCACCACTGCCCTGGCTGGGCTGGAGCAAGAGCTCCAGCGCCTGAGCTCCGACGTCAAGCGCGTGGGGCAGTGCTGCGATGCCTCCTGGGCTGCCTCCCTCAATGGCTCCCTTGAGGGCCTCCACCACGccctctccaccactgagcatgGCTTGGAGCAGCATGAGAGGCTCTTCCACAGCCTCTTTGGGAACTTCCAAGGGCTGATGGCAACCAATACCAGCCTAGATCTGGGGAAGCTGCAGGCCATGCTgaacagaaaagggaagaaggaacaGAAAGGTGTGGAAACTCCCAGGAAGAGGGACAAAAAGCAAGTGGCATCTTGGGTGGATGCACATGCCAAAGGACTGGAGCAAGATGCCCTGGGTACAGAGCTTTGGGAGGCAG GCTCCCCTGTGGCCTTCTATACCAGCTTTTCAGAAGGTACAGCTGCCCTGCAGATGGTGAAGTTCGACACCATGTCCATCAATGTTGGCAGCAGCTACTTCCCTGAACACGGCTACTTCCGAGCCCCTGAGCGTGGCGTTTATCTATTTGCAGTGAGCGTTGAATTTGGCCCAGGCCCGGGCACGGGGCAGCTGGTATTTGGAGGTCACCATCGGACCCCAGTCTGTACGACAGGGCAGAGTGGTGGAAGCACAGCCACAACCTTTGCTATGGTTGAGCTACAAAAGGGTGAGAGGGTATGGTTTGAGTTAACTCAGGGATCAATAACCAAGAGAAGCCCACCAGGCACTGCATTTGGGGGCTTCCTGATGTTCAAGACCTGA